A single window of Microbispora hainanensis DNA harbors:
- a CDS encoding succinylglutamate desuccinylase/aspartoacylase family protein, which translates to MIERRTLYVPGPGPDGLGIPYFDIRGRGDGPRLTVLSGVHGAEYASIAAVREFVRNLDAAAVSGRIVVVPVVNVPGFWARAPFVVPVDGENLNRSFPGDPGGSFTRVLAHHVFTELVLGSDYLVDMHAGDLPESLEPFTIFEESPVEAASLELALAYGAGHVVRQAARARTVAGSTCAAAADAGIPAIVAESGQNGLLDRAAIDRHLAGLTNIARTVGVLDGEPWPVREARLHEGWHWLRTDREGWWEPAAAVGEQVPAGGLLGTMSDVWGEVFAEVRAPEAGTPLFLTSSPAVSAGGLLMGLARD; encoded by the coding sequence ATGATCGAGCGGCGCACGCTTTACGTCCCCGGCCCCGGCCCGGACGGGCTCGGCATCCCGTACTTCGACATCCGGGGCCGCGGCGACGGACCGCGGCTCACCGTGCTGTCCGGCGTGCACGGCGCCGAGTACGCCTCGATCGCGGCCGTCCGCGAGTTCGTGCGGAACCTCGACGCCGCCGCCGTCTCCGGGCGGATCGTCGTCGTGCCCGTGGTGAACGTGCCGGGATTCTGGGCCAGGGCGCCGTTCGTCGTCCCGGTGGACGGCGAGAACCTGAACCGGAGCTTCCCCGGCGACCCGGGCGGCTCGTTCACGCGGGTGCTCGCGCACCACGTCTTCACCGAGCTCGTCCTCGGCTCCGACTATCTCGTCGACATGCACGCGGGCGACCTGCCCGAGTCGCTGGAGCCGTTCACGATCTTCGAGGAGTCGCCGGTCGAGGCGGCCTCGCTGGAGCTCGCCCTGGCGTACGGCGCCGGGCACGTCGTCAGGCAGGCCGCGCGGGCGCGGACCGTGGCGGGCAGCACGTGCGCGGCCGCGGCGGACGCCGGCATCCCGGCGATCGTCGCGGAGTCGGGCCAGAACGGCCTGCTCGACCGGGCGGCGATCGACCGCCACCTGGCCGGGCTGACCAACATCGCCAGAACCGTCGGCGTGCTCGACGGTGAGCCGTGGCCGGTGCGCGAGGCCCGCCTGCACGAGGGATGGCACTGGCTGCGCACCGACCGGGAGGGCTGGTGGGAGCCCGCCGCGGCGGTGGGGGAGCAGGTGCCGGCCGGCGGGCTGCTGGGAACGATGAGCGACGTCTGGGGCGAGGTCTTCGCCGAGGTGCGGGCGCCCGAGGCGGGCACACCGTTGTTCCTGACGAGCAGCCCGGCGGTCTCGGCCGGCGGCCTGCTCATGGGCCTGGCCCGCGACTGA
- a CDS encoding MaoC family dehydratase has protein sequence MDENGTASTASPEPRTPSVSWEGRYLEDFVVGDVYRHPLGRTVTEVDNAWLTLLTQNTAAIHFDRHYAERTQWGRPLVDSTFTLALVTGQSVHDVSMNVMANLGWDRVRLPNPVFEGDTIYSQSEVLSVRESKSRPDVGVVEVRTIGFNQDGVIVISFERTLLVYRRGHGPGRVAVEPRWDERSLKAAGLDPRPGTP, from the coding sequence GTGGACGAGAACGGAACCGCCTCAACCGCCTCCCCGGAGCCCCGGACGCCGTCAGTGAGCTGGGAGGGCCGCTACCTGGAGGACTTCGTCGTCGGCGACGTCTACCGGCACCCGCTCGGCCGTACGGTGACCGAAGTGGACAACGCGTGGCTCACCCTGCTGACCCAGAACACCGCGGCCATCCACTTCGACCGGCACTACGCGGAGCGGACGCAGTGGGGCAGGCCGCTGGTCGACTCGACCTTCACCCTGGCCCTGGTCACCGGGCAGAGCGTGCACGACGTGTCCATGAACGTCATGGCGAACCTGGGCTGGGACCGGGTGCGCCTGCCCAATCCCGTCTTCGAGGGCGACACGATCTACTCCCAGTCGGAAGTGCTCTCGGTGCGCGAGTCGAAGTCCCGTCCCGACGTGGGCGTGGTGGAGGTGCGCACCATCGGGTTCAACCAGGACGGCGTGATCGTGATCAGCTTCGAGCGCACCCTCCTGGTCTACCGGCGGGGTCATGGTCCCGGCCGCGTCGCCGTCGAACCCCGGTGGGACGAGAGGTCTCTGAAGGCCGCCGGGCTCGACCCGCGTCCCGGCACACCATGA
- a CDS encoding CoA ester lyase, which translates to MTGAYGTTARTLLFVPGTRPDRFAKAAASGADAVVIDLEDAVAPLDKARARAAAAGHVSVHPALVRVNGIGTPWHADDLAALAGAEGLAGVVLPKTEAAEHVASVAAALGPRVPVFALLESARGVRDADLIAQAPGVARLLFGNLDFCLDMGIPSRGGDEQALLFARSKVVLAARAAGLPGPVDGVEPEIDDDAAALEAARRAAAMGFTGKLCLHPRQVAVVRGAFSPSDAELNWARRVLDAAAGSAGAAVRVDGEMIDRPRLEFARRIVDSAGEKPA; encoded by the coding sequence ATGACCGGGGCGTACGGGACGACGGCGCGGACCCTGCTCTTCGTGCCCGGCACCCGGCCCGACCGCTTCGCGAAGGCCGCCGCCAGCGGCGCGGACGCGGTCGTCATCGACCTCGAGGACGCCGTCGCCCCGCTGGACAAGGCACGGGCGCGGGCGGCCGCCGCCGGCCACGTCTCCGTCCACCCGGCACTGGTCAGGGTCAACGGCATCGGCACGCCGTGGCACGCCGACGACCTGGCCGCGCTCGCCGGGGCCGAAGGGCTCGCCGGAGTCGTCCTCCCCAAGACCGAGGCGGCCGAGCACGTCGCGTCGGTGGCCGCCGCGCTCGGCCCCCGGGTGCCGGTCTTCGCGCTGCTCGAATCCGCCCGGGGCGTACGGGACGCGGATCTCATCGCACAGGCGCCGGGCGTGGCGCGGCTCCTGTTCGGCAACCTCGACTTCTGTCTCGACATGGGCATCCCCTCACGGGGCGGCGACGAGCAGGCGTTGCTGTTCGCGCGCAGCAAGGTCGTGCTCGCGGCCAGGGCCGCCGGGCTGCCCGGGCCCGTCGACGGGGTCGAGCCCGAGATCGACGACGATGCGGCGGCCCTGGAGGCCGCCCGCCGGGCGGCGGCCATGGGATTCACCGGCAAGCTGTGTCTGCACCCGCGCCAGGTCGCCGTCGTCCGCGGCGCGTTCTCGCCCTCGGACGCGGAGCTGAACTGGGCCCGGCGCGTGCTCGACGCGGCGGCCGGGTCCGCGGGCGCCGCCGTACGGGTCGACGGAGAGATGATCGACAGACCTCGTCTGGAGTTCGCCCGGCGCATCGTCGACTCCGCGGGTGAGAAGCCGGCGTGA
- a CDS encoding CPBP family intramembrane glutamic endopeptidase, with product MSGWTEPDHRSPVRLIALTFALSVPFWLAGAVAGRLSETLPVSALMACCPLLAAMLLVRRHEPRGAVKRLLQRVVDWRAAPRPGRWHALAIALPLGVMAGSYAVMVLLGRSLPGLRVSLVEVPLLFAVFLVAAACEEAGWTAYATDPLSTRWGPPVTGVILGVTWAVWHIVPYAQAGHGPLWIAGQCLYTVALRVVIVWLYLHSTSVLTAVVCHAASNVGWSLFPGSHYDPVVTGGIAIVVALLVVTAWPRPFSR from the coding sequence GTGAGCGGGTGGACGGAGCCGGACCACAGGTCGCCCGTGCGGCTGATCGCGCTGACCTTCGCCCTGTCCGTGCCCTTCTGGCTGGCCGGTGCCGTGGCCGGCCGCCTGTCGGAGACCCTGCCCGTGAGCGCGCTGATGGCGTGCTGCCCCTTGCTGGCGGCGATGCTGCTGGTCCGCCGTCATGAGCCACGCGGCGCCGTGAAGCGGCTGCTGCAGCGCGTCGTGGACTGGCGTGCCGCTCCCCGTCCCGGCCGCTGGCACGCACTCGCGATCGCGCTGCCGCTGGGCGTCATGGCCGGCTCGTACGCCGTGATGGTCCTGCTGGGCCGGTCACTGCCCGGGCTGCGGGTTTCGCTGGTCGAGGTCCCGCTGCTGTTCGCCGTGTTCCTCGTCGCCGCCGCCTGCGAGGAGGCGGGATGGACGGCGTATGCCACCGATCCGCTGTCCACCCGCTGGGGCCCGCCGGTCACCGGCGTCATCCTGGGGGTGACATGGGCGGTCTGGCACATCGTCCCCTACGCGCAGGCCGGCCACGGCCCGCTGTGGATAGCGGGCCAGTGCCTGTACACGGTGGCGTTGCGGGTCGTCATCGTCTGGCTGTATCTGCACAGCACGAGCGTGCTCACCGCGGTCGTCTGCCATGCCGCCTCCAACGTCGGCTGGTCCCTCTTCCCCGGATCGCACTACGACCCGGTCGTCACCGGGGGCATCGCCATTGTGGTGGCCCTGCTGGTGGTGACCGCGTGGCCCAGGCCGTTCTCCCGGTGA
- a CDS encoding GNAT family N-acetyltransferase, which yields MVRTAGEACDVLLRDGGVARIRPLRPADREALHELIARSSPRSAYMRFFTGGAASAHAYMDRITGPGYHGHALVALVGGRVVGVAEYIADPDGSEAEVGILLDDAVHGCGLGTLLLEHLALDAADEGIEELVATVLPQNRAMLRVLNDLGLPVETRYDDGQVEIRIATRPTERLVAEIEARAHEAEHNSIAHMFTPESVAVIGAGRHEARVGHRVLRNLIDGGFPGPIYPVNPRATEVCGLPAYPDMASLPGPAELAVIATPAPTVLGIARECARHEVRALVVLTSGFAEVGNREAERELLEICRQAGMRLVGPNCLGVVNTAARLNAGFLPTPPSPGPLGVMSQSGAVAAAMIERAGQLGLGISSFASVGNKADVSGNDLLEYWEDDPATRVIGLYLESFGNPRRFARIARRISARKPIIAVKSGRSAAGSRAVRSHTAAAATPDVAVDALLRACGVIREDSVQDLLDTARLLAFQPLPDGPRVAIVGNSGGPQAMTADACERLGLVVPELSPATAEALRPRLRPAAAVGNPVDLTAEADAGDIAFAIATVLADPGVDAVLTVYTPPFGSGLDATREAIAAVTRNAAKPVLACLAGHDELVDGRVPAYAFPEQAVHALARAAAHAAWRARPPASREDLPGIDSAAARRIITADLAAHPHGRWLDEGTAARLLSAYAIHTAESVPVDGPERAAEAASVVGLPAVLKAVGPGLVHKSDVGGVRIGLRAPDEVRQAYREMADRLGPAMTGAIVQAMAGEGTEMIIGGVAHETFGPLIMVGLGGVATELLADRAFRVPPIDRAEAARMIAELRCAPLLYGYRGRPAADVAALEEQIVRVGRFMDDLPDVAELDLNPVIVTPDGAVAVDCRVRLAAAPPLPSPFRRRLR from the coding sequence ATGGTTCGAACCGCCGGCGAAGCGTGCGACGTCCTCCTGCGTGACGGCGGGGTGGCGCGCATCCGCCCGTTGCGGCCGGCCGACCGGGAGGCCCTGCACGAACTGATCGCCAGGTCTTCCCCGCGTTCGGCGTATATGAGGTTCTTCACCGGAGGCGCCGCCTCGGCCCATGCGTACATGGACCGGATCACCGGGCCCGGCTACCACGGGCACGCCCTGGTCGCTCTGGTCGGCGGCCGCGTGGTCGGCGTGGCGGAATACATCGCCGATCCGGACGGGTCGGAGGCCGAGGTGGGGATCCTGCTGGACGACGCGGTGCACGGCTGCGGGCTCGGCACGCTGCTGCTCGAACACCTCGCGCTGGACGCGGCGGACGAGGGAATCGAGGAACTCGTCGCCACCGTCCTGCCGCAGAACCGGGCGATGCTGCGGGTGCTGAACGATCTCGGCCTGCCGGTGGAGACGCGATACGACGACGGGCAGGTCGAGATCCGCATCGCCACCCGCCCCACCGAGCGGCTCGTAGCCGAGATCGAGGCGCGGGCGCACGAGGCGGAGCACAACTCCATCGCGCACATGTTCACCCCGGAGTCGGTGGCCGTGATCGGCGCCGGCCGTCACGAGGCCCGCGTCGGGCACCGCGTGCTGCGCAACCTGATCGACGGAGGCTTCCCCGGCCCGATCTATCCCGTCAATCCGCGGGCCACCGAAGTGTGCGGCCTGCCGGCCTACCCGGACATGGCCTCGCTGCCCGGGCCGGCGGAGCTCGCGGTGATCGCCACCCCGGCCCCCACCGTGCTCGGCATCGCCCGCGAGTGTGCCCGCCATGAGGTACGTGCCCTGGTCGTGCTGACGTCCGGATTCGCCGAAGTGGGAAACCGCGAGGCCGAACGGGAGCTGCTGGAGATCTGCCGGCAGGCGGGCATGCGGCTGGTCGGGCCCAACTGCCTCGGTGTGGTGAACACGGCGGCGCGCCTGAACGCCGGATTCCTGCCCACACCTCCTTCCCCGGGTCCGCTGGGGGTGATGTCGCAGTCGGGCGCGGTGGCCGCGGCCATGATCGAACGCGCCGGACAGCTCGGCCTCGGCATCTCCTCCTTCGCCTCCGTGGGGAACAAGGCGGACGTCAGCGGCAACGACCTGCTCGAATACTGGGAGGACGACCCGGCCACCCGCGTCATTGGCCTTTATCTGGAGTCGTTCGGCAATCCGCGAAGGTTCGCCCGGATCGCCCGCAGGATCAGCGCCCGCAAACCGATCATCGCGGTGAAGAGCGGGCGCAGCGCCGCGGGCAGCCGGGCGGTCCGCTCGCACACGGCCGCCGCGGCGACGCCCGATGTGGCCGTGGACGCGCTGTTGCGCGCCTGCGGCGTCATCAGGGAGGACAGCGTCCAGGATCTGCTCGACACCGCCCGGCTGCTGGCCTTCCAGCCGCTGCCGGACGGCCCTCGGGTGGCGATCGTGGGCAACTCCGGAGGCCCGCAGGCGATGACGGCGGACGCCTGTGAACGGCTCGGCCTGGTCGTGCCGGAGTTGTCCCCCGCCACCGCGGAGGCGCTTCGCCCCCGGCTCCGGCCGGCGGCGGCCGTCGGCAACCCCGTCGACCTCACGGCCGAAGCCGACGCCGGGGACATCGCCTTCGCGATCGCGACGGTCCTGGCCGACCCGGGCGTCGACGCCGTGCTGACCGTCTACACCCCGCCGTTCGGCTCGGGCCTCGACGCGACGCGCGAAGCGATCGCGGCCGTCACGAGGAACGCGGCGAAGCCCGTGCTCGCCTGCCTCGCCGGGCACGACGAACTCGTCGACGGCCGGGTGCCCGCGTACGCCTTCCCCGAACAGGCCGTGCACGCCCTCGCCCGGGCGGCCGCGCACGCCGCCTGGCGCGCCCGGCCGCCGGCATCCCGCGAGGACCTCCCCGGGATCGACTCGGCGGCCGCGCGGCGGATCATCACCGCGGACCTCGCCGCTCATCCCCATGGACGATGGCTGGACGAGGGCACGGCGGCCCGGCTCCTGTCGGCGTACGCGATCCACACGGCCGAGTCCGTCCCGGTCGACGGGCCGGAGAGGGCGGCGGAGGCCGCGTCGGTCGTCGGTCTGCCCGCCGTGCTCAAGGCCGTCGGCCCCGGGTTGGTCCACAAGTCCGACGTGGGTGGTGTGCGGATCGGCCTGCGGGCGCCCGACGAGGTCCGGCAGGCGTACCGGGAGATGGCCGACCGCCTCGGCCCCGCGATGACAGGCGCGATCGTCCAGGCCATGGCAGGCGAAGGGACCGAAATGATCATAGGCGGCGTCGCGCACGAGACCTTCGGGCCGCTGATCATGGTTGGGCTCGGCGGTGTCGCGACCGAGCTGCTGGCCGATCGCGCATTCCGCGTGCCGCCGATCGACAGGGCCGAGGCCGCCCGCATGATCGCGGAGCTGCGGTGCGCGCCGCTCCTGTACGGCTACCGCGGACGGCCGGCGGCCGACGTGGCGGCCCTGGAGGAGCAGATCGTCCGCGTGGGCCGGTTCATGGACGATCTGCCCGACGTCGCGGAGCTCGATCTCAACCCGGTGATCGTGACACCGGATGGGGCCGTGGCGGTGGACTGCCGGGTGCGGCTCGCCGCCGCCCCGCCGCTCCCTTCACCCTTCCGGCGCCGCCTCCGCTGA
- a CDS encoding IS256 family transposase: MAVNDIVPAAGDYFDETLAAASPDLLRTMIREFAQRMMDAEVEQLCGAGYGEVSSERVNSRNGYRSREWDTRAGTIELAIPRLRSGSYFPDFLLDKRRRAERALTSVVATSYLLGVSTRRMEKLAESMGITKLSKSQVSKMAAELDELVASFRSRPLDGGPYTFVWIDALTQKVREGGRTVNVHCLIATGVNADGQREILGLDVVSCEDGAGWLAFLRGLVARGLSGVLLVTSDCHAGLRDAIAATLPGASWQRCRTHFARNLGTCVPKTAQPWVHTMLRTIFEQPDTESVHAQHRHVVEVLEAKYPKAADRLDEARDDILAFTAFPTAVWRQIWSNNPQERLNKEIRRRTDVVGIFPDREAIVRLVGAVLAEQNDEWTEQRRYMGLEILAECRKHTHSQNETNDAKVNIEAITA; encoded by the coding sequence GTGGCCGTCAATGACATTGTGCCCGCTGCCGGGGACTACTTCGACGAGACTCTCGCCGCGGCGAGCCCGGACCTGCTGCGCACGATGATCCGCGAGTTCGCGCAGCGGATGATGGACGCCGAGGTCGAGCAGCTGTGCGGGGCCGGCTACGGCGAGGTCAGCAGCGAGCGGGTCAACTCCCGCAACGGCTACCGCAGCCGGGAGTGGGACACCCGGGCCGGGACCATCGAGCTGGCCATCCCCCGCCTGCGGTCGGGGTCGTACTTCCCGGACTTCCTGCTGGACAAGCGCCGCCGGGCCGAACGGGCGCTGACCAGCGTGGTGGCCACCTCCTACCTGCTGGGTGTGTCCACACGGCGGATGGAAAAACTCGCCGAGTCGATGGGCATCACCAAGCTGTCCAAATCGCAGGTGTCGAAGATGGCCGCCGAGCTGGATGAGCTGGTCGCCTCGTTCCGGTCCCGGCCTTTGGACGGCGGGCCGTACACCTTCGTCTGGATCGACGCGCTCACTCAGAAGGTGCGTGAGGGCGGGCGGACGGTGAACGTGCACTGCCTGATCGCCACCGGTGTCAATGCCGACGGGCAGCGGGAGATCCTCGGCCTGGACGTCGTCTCCTGCGAAGACGGGGCGGGCTGGCTGGCGTTCCTGCGTGGCCTGGTCGCCCGCGGCCTGTCCGGCGTCCTGCTGGTCACCAGCGACTGCCACGCCGGGCTACGTGACGCGATCGCCGCCACGCTGCCCGGCGCCTCCTGGCAGCGCTGCCGCACCCACTTCGCGAGAAACCTGGGCACCTGTGTCCCGAAGACGGCGCAGCCGTGGGTGCACACGATGCTGCGCACCATCTTCGAACAGCCCGACACCGAGTCCGTGCACGCCCAGCACCGGCACGTGGTCGAGGTGCTGGAGGCCAAGTACCCCAAGGCCGCCGACCGGCTGGACGAGGCCCGTGATGACATCCTGGCCTTCACCGCCTTCCCCACGGCCGTCTGGCGGCAGATCTGGTCCAACAACCCCCAAGAGCGGCTGAACAAGGAGATCCGCCGCCGCACCGACGTGGTCGGCATCTTCCCCGACCGGGAGGCCATCGTCCGCCTGGTCGGCGCGGTGCTGGCCGAGCAGAACGACGAGTGGACCGAGCAGCGCCGCTACATGGGCCTGGAGATCCTGGCCGAATGCCGTAAGCACACCCACTCTCAAAATGAGACAAATGATGCTAAAGTGAATATCGAGGCGATTACGGCTTAG
- a CDS encoding tetratricopeptide repeat protein, which yields MSIGHLVAQYQAYAAAEPERFSMTISESLDDLVLRLGDEIHGLEQTVIADPDIVRDELSRSLKALADRLAEQGHPYNELLARRIVLALSEGRDRLQLARALSELAVPLTALGRLDDAVSVRRRAFRILRTLAKEDVTRWLDVAAEAEPYSALLVHVGSVLDAMMVCRQTVRGLAPLVEMGLDWAREPYARCLLRLAQRVAEDDDLKEGIRLAEKSIEQFRALGGGYGLALALNILSNLKVDDGDLAGALTTSQAALEVARNLADGDYRMTLAMALQTTALRHADLEQWNQAHESLIEAGELFPLLLAEDSGAAPWYASFLSNLSQVQAKLGDADAAVETMERATQLYRDLARQDPAAYLSELALSLVNLSHRHAAIGQHAKAVYALQESIKHYRKLRKEDREWTSDLASAHRFLGDQLTALGQHEPALNETRAAIKLYRECADPHLGESLKILGTRLHNLGRTEESVAATAEAVEIFRTAGDLPQLAHALFNLAITHNVSDEINEAVRSGRESVESYQRLYDDDTGWAVALANALSFLGSVLERAGQFDHAITAVERAVSLLERLYEPGDDQLGADLARALHNLSRYHEEEGRLERALEHMRRSISLYGELTQQDRDRFRPRLASAWLSLAIYLSRLGEAEEARSAAALAVDLCRETGAREDLADALFHLSNREADLGRTEECVAALSAALEIYEELSLVQPDPYLARMAMSLDNLATRYSSQGDPGRALPLLERAADIWGQMDETGQLAGTLQRRLFVQSCLGHDIEETVERVTNIQQDLAVTVRTLNDVAQELIGVELLDPAQQLLARASGLWEIHLLQQPDAEPFPYIHLLDSRATIMFRLGLHEEAAAAELGVVELFEPLAKEDPVSYLAVLATVRARLADYLRAAGRNVESLHHQRQVVETYEKLAASDPSRYRPSLVVSLTDLGELLRDLDDDDADPVLTRAATLRAALSGDL from the coding sequence ATGTCGATCGGCCACCTCGTCGCGCAGTACCAGGCCTATGCGGCAGCCGAGCCAGAGCGGTTCAGTATGACCATCTCCGAGTCGCTGGACGATCTGGTCCTTCGGCTGGGCGATGAGATTCACGGTCTGGAGCAGACGGTGATCGCCGATCCGGACATCGTCCGGGATGAGTTGTCTCGCTCGCTGAAGGCGCTCGCTGATCGGCTCGCCGAGCAGGGGCACCCCTATAACGAGTTGCTCGCGCGCCGCATAGTGCTCGCCCTCTCGGAGGGCCGTGATCGGCTTCAGCTCGCGCGGGCGCTGAGCGAGCTCGCCGTGCCGCTCACGGCGCTGGGCCGGCTCGACGATGCCGTCTCCGTACGGCGCCGCGCTTTCCGCATCCTTCGCACCCTGGCCAAGGAGGACGTTACCCGCTGGCTGGATGTTGCCGCGGAGGCCGAACCGTACAGTGCCCTGCTCGTCCATGTCGGCAGTGTGCTCGACGCGATGATGGTCTGCCGGCAGACGGTCCGCGGCCTCGCTCCACTCGTCGAGATGGGTTTGGACTGGGCGCGGGAACCGTACGCTCGCTGCCTGCTGCGTCTCGCCCAGCGCGTGGCCGAGGACGACGACCTGAAGGAAGGCATCCGGCTGGCGGAGAAGTCCATCGAGCAGTTCCGGGCTCTGGGAGGGGGCTACGGTCTAGCCCTCGCGCTCAACATCCTGAGCAACCTCAAAGTGGACGACGGTGACCTCGCCGGAGCCCTCACGACCTCCCAGGCCGCGCTGGAAGTGGCAAGGAATCTGGCCGACGGCGACTACCGTATGACACTCGCCATGGCGCTGCAGACCACAGCCTTACGGCATGCGGATCTCGAACAGTGGAACCAGGCACACGAGAGCCTCATTGAGGCTGGGGAACTCTTTCCGCTGCTGCTTGCCGAGGATTCCGGAGCGGCCCCGTGGTACGCGAGTTTCCTCAGCAACCTCTCCCAGGTTCAGGCGAAGCTCGGCGATGCGGACGCCGCGGTAGAGACCATGGAAAGGGCCACGCAGCTCTACCGTGACCTTGCCCGGCAGGACCCGGCCGCCTACCTGAGCGAACTCGCGCTCTCCCTCGTCAATCTGAGTCACCGCCACGCGGCCATCGGTCAGCACGCGAAGGCGGTGTATGCGCTCCAGGAGTCGATCAAGCACTACCGTAAGCTACGCAAGGAGGACCGAGAGTGGACATCCGACCTCGCTAGCGCCCACCGCTTCCTTGGCGACCAACTGACAGCACTCGGCCAGCACGAACCGGCGCTGAATGAGACGCGTGCAGCCATCAAGCTCTACCGCGAATGCGCGGACCCTCACCTCGGCGAATCCCTCAAGATCTTGGGAACCCGACTGCATAACCTTGGGCGTACAGAAGAATCGGTGGCAGCCACAGCCGAGGCAGTCGAAATCTTCCGTACCGCTGGAGACCTGCCCCAGCTCGCACACGCGCTGTTCAACCTCGCGATCACGCACAACGTCTCCGACGAAATCAACGAGGCCGTGCGATCCGGCAGGGAGTCCGTCGAGTCGTATCAGCGCCTGTACGACGACGACACAGGCTGGGCCGTGGCCCTCGCTAACGCGCTGAGCTTCCTCGGCTCCGTCCTCGAGCGAGCCGGCCAGTTCGACCATGCGATCACCGCCGTCGAGCGCGCGGTCAGCCTCCTGGAACGGCTCTACGAGCCCGGCGACGATCAGCTCGGTGCGGATCTCGCGCGGGCGCTGCACAACCTGAGCCGCTACCACGAGGAGGAGGGACGCCTGGAGCGAGCGCTGGAGCACATGCGGCGATCCATCTCTCTGTACGGCGAACTGACCCAGCAGGATCGTGACCGGTTCCGCCCCCGACTGGCGAGCGCCTGGCTCTCACTCGCCATCTACCTGTCCCGGCTCGGCGAAGCCGAAGAAGCCAGATCCGCGGCCGCCCTGGCCGTCGATCTCTGCCGGGAGACCGGAGCCCGGGAAGACCTTGCCGATGCGCTCTTCCATCTCAGCAACCGGGAAGCCGACCTTGGCCGTACCGAAGAGTGCGTCGCCGCCCTCAGCGCGGCCCTCGAGATCTACGAAGAGCTGTCCCTCGTCCAGCCCGACCCGTACCTTGCCAGGATGGCAATGTCGCTGGACAACCTTGCCACTCGCTATTCGAGCCAGGGCGACCCAGGGCGGGCGCTGCCCCTGCTTGAACGCGCCGCAGACATTTGGGGGCAGATGGACGAGACCGGCCAGCTTGCCGGGACTTTGCAACGGCGGCTCTTTGTCCAGTCCTGCCTCGGGCACGACATCGAGGAGACGGTCGAGCGCGTCACCAACATCCAGCAGGACCTCGCGGTCACGGTCCGCACGCTCAACGACGTGGCCCAGGAGCTGATCGGCGTCGAACTCCTCGACCCCGCGCAGCAGCTCCTGGCTCGCGCCTCCGGGTTGTGGGAAATCCACCTCCTCCAACAGCCCGACGCCGAACCGTTCCCCTACATCCACCTGCTCGACTCAAGAGCCACCATCATGTTCAGGCTCGGGCTTCACGAGGAGGCCGCCGCCGCAGAACTCGGCGTGGTGGAGCTGTTCGAGCCGCTCGCGAAGGAGGATCCCGTCAGCTATCTGGCCGTGCTGGCGACCGTCCGAGCCAGGTTGGCCGATTACCTACGCGCCGCCGGCCGGAACGTCGAGTCCCTCCATCACCAGCGCCAAGTCGTGGAAACCTACGAGAAGCTGGCCGCCTCCGACCCCAGCCGGTACCGGCCCTCCCTCGTCGTCTCCCTGACCGACCTCGGTGAACTGCTTCGAGACCTCGACGACGACGATGCCGACCCTGTACTCACACGGGCCGCCACCCTCCGTGCCGCCCTCTCCGGAGACCTTTGA